TTAAACGCCATTTGAACAGTCACGGCAGGAGGCAGTATCATATTGTTATCATGTGTACTACACGTCTTCTTGATTGCTCGCAAGAATACAGCCTCTGACCGGATATTTACGTGCATACAGTGGAAGCCTATATAAGTACGTTTACCTTCATTGCTGTCCCCAGTCAAGTTATCTCTACTCAGTCGCTACTAGCACCTCATGTCTTCCACCGATGTCTTCATTGACTTCTCCAACAACGGAGATGGTATCATCGAAGTAATATACGATGACATCCACGGTATATCGCAAAGATTCGTGGTTCGCCCACAGCAAATTGTTCGAAGGAAGATGCCGATATCCCAATCCATTTATTTCACCTTCAACCGCGGCCGGTTCTCTCAGAACGCCACGTAAGTTCTATTTGCCTATTCTGACCTGTTACTGTTAACTTTTACTAACTAGCCTATGCCCCATAGACACAACTTCGTTAACAACAAGACGATCGATGTCAACATGTACTTTGTATAAGTGTTGCTACTTTGTGGACACAAGTACGTGCATATCACAGCTTCACAGCGAGGTACATTAATAAATACGCATAGGATATATCTTACTAAAGTCTGACAACGGTGTTGAGATAcataaaagaaagaaatacaaACATCGGACTCATTGTTGTGAATTGTGATTGTAGTAATTGTTCAGTGCACATGATTCTGTCAAATACAACtgttatttttttatttgagTGGGCTCGTGGCCACAGAATACACAGGATGCTGTGGTTGATAATTTTATTTGGGTCCTAAGGTACAATTAAATGTCTTTGATTTCTGAGAACTATCTATAAAATCAATTTGCGGTGTAAATTAGATGGATCAAGGCTTACCCGTGAGCTGCACTTCAGCTCATGCCTATTTTGGACGTGTGAGTTGAATATTTCTCTGGATTTACTTATCAAAAGATCTCTAGAACGTGTATCTCCTTGTTCTTTCTTAAGAGTCAGTGTTTGAGGGCAGAAAGCATGCTTACAATTGAATCGTTGTCCTTTTCAAGCTAGCCTCAAATTAGACCAAGTCCAATTCCCACGAACGCCAGGGCCGGACCGCTCGCGCCGAGGTTGTTTGTCTCTTGAAGGAGCTTGAAGGGCTATTGATGGAGGGTCAGCGAGGCACGCGTAGGCCGACACCTACTGGGAAGGTAGCTGCCAGACAACACTAAGTGCCAATCCACAATAAACAAATCCAATATTTACTGATTTTAAGTTGAATTGGACAAAACAAGCCAACAGAAACTTTGTACATTAAACGCAGAACAAGGGATATCAGAAGGTTCAACTATGGCTACAGAAATACACCGGAGCGCGCAAGGACTTGCAGTATAAGCTTTCTGACCTGTAGCGACCTTTGTCTCAAAAATcataaaaagaagaaatgtgTGATAAGTACCTGTCTCTTTGAAATTGGTTGTTCCTCGAAGTTCACAGTTTGTAGAACTTTCCCATCACTGTAAAATGTATCCGGTAGAAAATCTTCTCTGTCATCATCGCTATCACTATCGTCgttgtcatcgtcatcttcttcgtcgtcatcgtcgctgTACTTGTCCTCGTCCGAGTATTCTGTTCTCCTCATACCCTCGGATATGTTGTAGCTTTGATGGATGAGTCCGAGCCTTGTTCTCATCCACTCAAGATGAGTCTCATCAATCTCCGCTGCGTTGTTGTACTTCCTGACCCAATATTCCCTTTTCTCCGGTAGCTTAACGCAAGGTACAAACAATCAGAAAAAACGGTGCTGCAATTCAATAAAATATGCACTCACTTCCGAGAAGAGTCCCTCAACGGTAGTTAGAAGTTCCTTGAGCCTTGAGCTCTGTTTCTTGTAAGGGTTGTCAGTTAGCACAATCTCTCTGACGTCCGTTACTTCTAGTTTTAGGCTCTCAAATCCCTCAATTGCGATTCTCATTACCCTAAAGAGACGCTGACAATTAATCATTCATATTGAACAATAAGTAAGATATCTTACTGCTTGATCTCCCTGAGCTTGCGAGTCTTCTGGCCAACCAAGATTTGATTGGCATGGGAGTAAATGTGAATATCGTAAAGCATCTTTACAATCTCGACAACCCGACCGTGGAAAGGCCGCCTAATGTTTGCTGCCAACTTGACGAGGTGAAGAATCTCTTCTGATGTACTGACATCGGTGTGCTGTAATTTGAGTAATAGTCCCCTGACGGTCCTCCATTCTTCTTCAAGTGCCGCTAGTTTTCCTGAACTTTCACCAGATACAAATTGTGAAAGAACATTGGTCGTCAAACTAATGCCGATCATCGTTCCATGTCGCAAATTGAAGCTTTATAGAATGACACTCACCTTTCTACTGCCCGCCACACTGTGTGGCTTTTAAAATACTCACGCCATTCTGTCGATATTGTACCTGCCGTAATCAGAGCAAAAGGAACATATGCAAGCATAATTGTCTTGATTCCAAGGGCAGTAAGATTCTGTATGTCAGATAGTGAATCAGTTTCATAACATGTAATGAACGAGGAGAAACGACCTCTGGAAACAAATGATTGATTAGTTTTTCAGCCAGTTCCCCAATGGCCATGCGTACACTGGTCAACAGCTTTCCATTAAGCCTGTATAAATTAGTTAGCCCTGTATGACGCAGCGATCCCTAGAAAATAATTACGGTtgatcaatatcaacatccATTAATTTATTGGAAGAGATATATGCATTCAAGGCTTTAATCGTGTCGATATCGTCCTTCCTGCGAGACGCACTAGCATCTGCCACAAGATAGGGCTGCAAGCCGCCAGATAGGATCTATAAAGAGTTACACAATAAATCTTGAGCTAAGAGTAAGGAGAAATGGACACACTGTGAAATGCTCGTCGGCGAGATCCTTTAGGGCATTACGGAGCATTACCCTATCATTTTCCATTATCTCTATAAACATGATGGCCGACTCGATGCCATCTGTCGGTGGAAGATGGTCACGTTTAATGTCTTCTGGGTGGTTGACGTAGAAATTCAATAAAATCCTTTTAATTTGGAATCACTTGAAAAAATCAAGACATGGCCAATGAGCTTGTTCGTACCTCTCTAGAACCGGTATAGCAAGCGTATAGTGATCGAATACCGCCCATTCCGCAGTGTTTGCACTTTGAATATGCGTTATGGAACTCAAAATGGCGTTGTATATTTTTGATGCCCGAAAGTACACTTGGTTTGACGAGTGTACATCGCGTACAAACTTGCTGATGGCAGTGGGAATATAATGCCTAAGGAGAACCTCGATTAAGTTTGTGGCGGGGAAGCCCTCTGGAACGTCGGAAGCTTGATTGATAATTGTGAGGCTACTGATCGTCGTTGTATCCATAGTGTTATTATCCAAGTGAAATTGACGCTAGGGACTTTATCAACCTCAGTGCGCGGGTTCTTCGGGTAAACAAACAGCAAATATTTCGCTGGGACCTTCCAGAGTCACATTTATAGTTTTAATGAGAATAACAACGGTATGGAACCCGATAGCTGGGTTTTTGTTCCGAATTGTAGCGAATTGAAAAGCGATTCGTACCTCATATCAATAGATCGGTGGATAGCCTAAGAAGTAGATGAAGCTGAAAAGAGTTCAGAATTAGCTGATCCAAGTAAATATCCATTGTTCATGTGATTTCATATTGTACAGATAACAGTCATGAGACCTCACAAAATGACCCACGAGTGCTTATATTAGGAGACCTTGCTTAAAATTAGCCGGGCGCCAATGTCATTTATCCGAGAAGCGCTGAAGGCTGGCATACCTAGATAGCAATGTTGTCCCTCATTCATGGCGTAAGGGCCGACATTCCCTTGCACAATGCCTTCTCAACGCCATGAGTCCAGATAGATAATCATGAAACTGCACATGATAGCTAATGCCACACGAGCGTAAAGTAATTATATTCACTGTTCTGTCTCGTTCGACCTCCTGTTTCACAAATTATTTGAAGTGAATCGATACATCCATATCTTGGTTGCTTGAGAAATTTTGCCTATGATAGATTCAGGTCAGCTCCAAGCCAATGACCAAAATATTGGTAGATATACTTGATGTGATATCTTGCCTGCGAACCGCACTTCAGACTGAAGTAGTAGTCGGTATGGGCAAGAAGCTTTCTAGGTCGCGAGATTTGAGCTGGTCCCAGAGACCCTGTTTGGGCAGGAGCGGGGCCCTGAGTCCTGATAGAATCCAGGTCGGGATCAGGATCGAGATACACGAAATCGATTCTATCTCTTTCATTCAGGTTCTTGAGCGTAACATCGACTGTGGTTTTTGGCCAACCACCTGGCGGCGCAATACAACGAGCAGGAACCCGTTGCTTACTCGCGCGTGGTGTAGACTATGTAATGCATCAGCGTATGTTCATCAATCCCAGATACTTGATCAAGACACTTGCCTTACGCCATACCTGTTCTCGCACAGACAAAATATCCTTTCCATCAGCCCACGTGTTCACGACCTCATCAAACTCTGGTGGCTCCTCATACACCTGGTTATACTTGAGTGTGTaaacctttttttcttttcccgATAACCACTCCCAGACAGCGTTAACCATTTCTTTCAAGGTAAACCCACTTTTGTGTAAACCTTTAATAGGTTCTGAATATTGTCGAGAAAGCTCCTCAAGCCCCATTTGCTCAAGAGCGTACCCAATGATGAAAGCGGAAAGAACGCGAACGTCAAGCAGGGGAACAAGTTTTCCCCTGCATGTCATATGAACTCGACAAATTCTAACAGAGGTGAGAACAAACTTACTTACCTGGTGATTTTTGCCAGGGCTAAGTAAAAATCATGGGCGTACTGTGCAGTACACTTTAGTTTGTATTGTCCCGGACGATAATAAATCGAAAATTGTACATACATCGTTCTCGTTACTCAGCACAGGCTCGCAAGCTACAATCAGCTATTgttgaaatgaagaaaaagtcACCACAGTGCTGCTGAAACGAACTAACAAAAATGATGTACCATCGTTATCCCCTTTTCTGCCATCTTCTTTGCGATCTTCAGAGGATCATGACCTAAACCAATTTATTAACTTTGTCGATATCAAGGCATAAATTCACCTACCGTTTGGATCTCCCTGCGGGaattcatcatcttcttcgccaATCCCATGTGGGGCGGCGTCCGTAATTAAGATTACCAGCTTTGCGGCATCAGTCCTCCATTCAAGCCTAAGACTATGCTCCAATGCAGCAGTAACGGCTTCAGGATAATCCGAGCCTCCATTAGCCTCCAGGGACCTAAGATTATGGTAGAATTGTTCGACGTCGAATGTAAATCCACCAAAGTCCTTGGTAACGaagtcttcatcttcaccatGATCACAAAACGCAATCAGGCCAACGCGCATCCCCTCTTTACGCGTATCGAGGTTCCCGAGTCCTTGGATGACACTAACAATCTCCAAACAACGACTGACGGTCCCTGAGATGTAAGGAGTTTGACTTGCCGTGCAGTCATGAATAAACAGAAGATCGCTATTAAGGATAAGCATTGTATGAAATGCTGCGCCAAGTAAATCGGTGCTCACAGAGATTTGGGACCACTGGGTGGGGTCGTAACTGGTGCCTCTGGAGTCagttttttgttctttttttgagTTTGACGTGGCTTCATCATCGTTTAGGGTGGACTGGAAGTGGCGTCTCTGATAGTGGAAGTGGGATTCAAACAGAAATTTGCCAACGGAAAGGATACCGACCAGATATAAAGGCAGTCTCCGCGATGCAGCCTCATGTACTACCTGTTTATTTTCAGTTCCCCAGTGATAATCTAACAGAGAAAATTCGTTAAAACATCTTCTATTCTAATTGAACTATTTTGGGTAGCCGAACACGACCGCGAGTTCTCTTCGGTGGCACAAATCTGAGGTGGTGTGACTGAGGGTCAATATAATACCGAAGACATCTCAATGTAGAAGTTTCAGACCTGGCATGTGGGTTCAACACCGCACAAAACTCAATCCGAGTGTAGCTTAGCCGCCGATGCATTTTGAGGACTTCTGTTATCTCGAGTTGATCGCCAAAGCGCGCAAAATTCTTCTCCGAGGTTCATCTGATATAGTTCTCAACTCATGCATTCGGGTTGGTCCTTCATGTGTCTTAACAGTGCATTTGAGCAAACATTACTGCCCCAGGGTTTAGGGATATATCAAGTACTGGGGTACTAGAGAAGCCTCCAAGTTTGTGCCTGTCACAATCCAACAAAATTAAATTTGAGCTTTGATGATAGGGGCCCGAATTTTTTTGATCAATTACCGCCTTCTGTTGTATGCAGACGCGCCCTGATACAGGAAACCGATTGCCCCAATCCTCAAGTCACGTACGGAGCGGTGGCAGGCGACGAATGCTGCTCGTCGTAGTGAAGGCAGATGGAGGAACAGGGGGAAAAATGAATGGCCTACGAAGCTCCTCGACGGTGTGTATGGAGCGGAGGGGGCGACGGGCAAGAAAAAGGAGCATGGCCTACTCGTCGTGGACCCTGAGTCAACGACCGAGATACGAACATCACACAGCCATCGAACGTGCCCCATCAGCCAGCCTAAAAAGCAGCAGTCCGCGCCACGCTTGAACATTGGTAAAGTATATTATCTTGAAGTCACCTCTAATGCCTGCCGGTCTGTGATTCAGCCCTGGTGCTTAAAGCGGAGGTCCGAAAGAGCAAGGCCTGCGAGGTAAGAGTGGCCTGCGAGGACAGTGGGCAGGGAATACGAGACGGATCCGAAACTACATGTCATTGGGGCAGTGGTATCAAGATCAAGTTTCAAACATACCATATATATTGATGTCTACCAATTGACTGTCGATGTCCTGGAGTCGTGAAGAAGCCTCCAAGTTTGTGGGCCCGAAAGTTTTGGTCTCTTACCGCCTTTTGTTGTATGCAAACACGCCTTGATGCAGGAAACCAACTGTTCTAATCCTCCACAAGTAGCGTCCCCCTTTGCACGTTATAAGCACAGGCTGTAAGCGTATACCCGAAAACGTGAGTTCAGGTTTGAACGATGGGCAATACGGAAGACGCACCAGACGCTGGCCAGGCCGGCCATGACCGTATTCTTGAAGTGTTTGTCGGATGCGATGCCCTCAGTGGCATAGAGCATGGACTGGAGGTGGTGAAAGAGGAATGGTGTGCGAGACGACTGGTGGTTGGGTTAGGAAGCCGAAGCTGGCGTGCGAGACGAGCATTAGGGACTCTTCTCGAACGACCGCAACGACGAACATGTCGTTGTGGTCGTTCGGGTGGACTGACGAGCAAAATACCGTGCGAGCAGATCACGTCATCGTTCGCAGTATGGTTGGTTTCTCTTTGTTTTCAACCGGTTGTCTTTTTCTACTATAAGTACGAAAAATCTGAATAGGTATATACACCTTGCCTTTCCATTCATGCTCTTCCGCTTCCCTTGTATCTATCTACTATTCgttatttttttgtttattaTCTCGAGAGTCTCGAGATAAGAGAGCCAAGGCGGTTTCCTGAGAGTATCACTCGAAGTTTTAGTTGTATAGTTGTAGATGTAGCTATAGTTGGAATTAGCAGAAGGAACGGAAAAATTCACCTTGGTGCCAGTGGACTGCTACTGAAAACTGTGTGGGTGAAGGATTAATGAATCATACGTGGCTTTCTAATAGTAACACATACAATCCGCCAGGTTTAGTTTTGAAATTCAAATTAAATTATGCGGAGCACAAGCGGAGTATTGAGGTGCACAACCCAGCAGCGTTAGAAATGCAATCACTTTATAGGTATAAGGGTTGATGGTCCTCCATTTTGACTCACGTTAACACCTGAGGAAAGCCACAATAGTGATTTTCCAAGTCCGACGTGACATCGTGTGACTCTGCCGAAATCAAACCCAGCCGGCAAAACTTGAGCGGAGCTTGAAACATGCCGAGTGATGGTGTACAAGCCTAGGTCACCGGGGTCCACTGCGCAACATTCATGATCAATCCTGGGATACTCACACTCATGTCTGCGACAATCTCCTCTTGCCGATGTCAGGACTCTGGATCGCGGTGTATGTATATCCCAAGGAGTCCCTATCTATTTCGGTCCGCTTAATTTTGGCTTTtttccaacaacaacaacaactccGGGACAGTGCACATCAGCCAGCTCAACAATCAATGATTCATCTCCTTCACCTGTCGGGTAGGGGGAAAGAGAGATTCAGGGCAGAACGCGTTCTCGTCGGTCGCCCTAATGgcgcgttctctcctaaaaaGACCCCCAAGTCTCAGAAATATCAGACATCCAGACGTTGACAGCGCATAGTCTCCGTATCCATTACCTCCAGCGGCCTTCGCTCGGTTCTATCGGCAGAACAGCGACAGGTTAAGTTCTGACAGTCAAATCAGGACAGATATCCTGCTGCacaacaaaccaaaaaccCCCATTTGAAGGGGCGGCCGTCTGGTTCTGTCCTCATTACCGTGTCTGCCGCAGGTAATCACGTCCACTTGAACTGATGCTATCTATCTCTTGCCCTTCTCGGAGGGTGGGACGTGGACGTAATTGGAacggagggggagggggggcgCAAGGGGACCCTGCATGGATCGTGCATCGTGCAATTCTGCAAAGCAAAAATAGAGTTATCCCAACTTTCTTTTACGAGGCGTGGGTTTGGCAAGTCTCGGGCCATACTCCTCCCGTCAATGCGAAAAAGAAGTCGCCAGCCAGCCAGCGAGCCAGGCACCCTCGACTCCTGGATCCAGAATCCAGATCTAGCAATCGCTCCGTCCCCCCTCACCCACCCCCTTCATGTTTACCGTTATAGCTATAAAAACAGTTCACCTTGACTTTTGCTCGAACAATCTCTGTCCCCCGTGCATTTTCTTGTGTGCAGGTTATCAGGATGGGTATCTTAGATATCCTGTCCGTACCGCTCGCTATAGCAGCTGCGACTGTTCCTGTGAGTCTCATAGTGAAACCCTGCCCCGGAGTGGGGGAGGGATCGCCCTCCGCTCCACAGCGTTTATTTCCGTATTCCGTATTCCGTACTTCCATGTGCTAACGAGCTCCACCACGTATGTGTATTGATAGCTCGTCCGCGCCGAACACATCAACGTCCAACACCTCCAACGACGTCTGACCATCCCAACGACCCTCCCGAAAACATGGCAATTCCAGGCGTGTGTGCTGTAAGTCTCGTCCGCCTCTTACTCACGCCGACGCGTCGATTTCTCATGCGGACACGCACATATGACAGAGACAACGTGAATGGTGCTGGACGCACGTTGCAGAGCGCGTCGACAACGAGCCCGAATATGACCATTGAGACTTGCATCAATTTTTGCGATGCGGGAGGGTTTTTCTTTGCAGGTGTTGAGTTTGCTGTGAGTTAtttctttctccttgttCTGCGCATCACTCTCCCTACCCTACTCGCGCTCGACCTTTGAACTGATTCTTGTATTATCTATCTAGGATGAATGCTGTGAGCACCACTTTCACTTTACCTTTCCTTCTTTGCCAcccccccccctccccctacTTCTTACACTTCATCCTTCTCGCGTCGTCTTCCATTCTCGACCGACGTACGCGTCGGTCGAGAATAGGATTGGCCATAGAAGGATGTGTTGATTCGATCAAATCAAATGAACTGCGAGAAACAAAGTCTAATCTGGCTGACCCACCACCCCCCGAAATTAGATTGCGGGAACGCTGTGACCGCGCCCAACGCCACGCTCTCCGACTGCAACATGGCCTGTGCAGGCAACCCCGCCGAGCCGTGCGGTGCAGGAAACCGACTGGACGTGTTCTGGAATGGCAAGATGCCCCCTGCGCCTCCGCAGATTGTGCCGAGCGTTGGCAAATGGGTTTCGCTTGGTTGCTTTACGTACGTGtgatcctttcttttttcatttcccATTTCATTTCGTTGTCgtttttttggtttcctCCGAGACGAGGTTGGCAGTGTTTGACGGACTGACTGGCTGGCTGGTTGGGTGTTCGGCCATCTTTCGATCTCGGAGTTTATGCTGCTGTGTCAACACATTGTTCTCGTCCGCCATGCCGTTTTTAATTATTGGATCTACGTGGATTCCTGGACGGCAATGCGGGTTCCGTTTCTattttctgttctgttctccttctttctactacttcttcaacaaaggGCTTGTCTTGGCACTTCATTTTTTGTGCCTTGGCTAAACCATAATCAGCTTCCAACGCGCTTTCACGAGAGCTGTGCTTGTGTTCAAGTTTCAACTGTCGTGCTTCTCTACAAGACACGCCCCCTTTTTTCCATCGCGTCGCGTTCGTTATCGCTCTATCGCGTGTCTTCTTTGCCTTCGGCGGATTTTGCATGTGCATTTCCCATTTCTCTTTCATGGGTACCCATCTTGAGTCCCTATTTCTTCATTCATACACCCCTTCATATCTTCGGACCTTCGTCGCTTCCCAAATTCGCGATATGCATGCATTGTAATCGACTCATACTGATGCTGATTTTCGGTCTATCAGCGATAATGTCAACGGACAGGGACGTTCGTTGCCCAATCCGACTACTCCAGCGGGACAGGTCACTATCGAGTCGTGCACGACTGCATGCTTCAATGCTGGATTTGGACTTTCGGGGACTGAGTTCTCAGAGTGAGTGGTGctacttttttttaaaaaaaaattggagTGTGTGAGCTGACGCGTTTGTGCTTTTTTGTACTTTgacttttactttttttcatttacaTATTCATAATGATTTCAATTTTGAtttcatttatttttgtttgacttgacttgactCGACTATTTTGACTTTACTTGGCTTGGGGGGTCTTGATGATAAAGTGAATGCTGTAAGTGACCGATTTACCTCACGACGTTTGATAGTCATAGCTGACTCTCACACCCATCTTTCtcccttccttccttctttccatctgTCGCCTTTCTTCCTGCTCTTCTTCctgttcttccttttccatCCAACCCCATGATCATCACTCGCCAGATTGCGCCTCGGCAATAACCAATGGTGGCGTCTCTGCGAGCGCTGCGGACTGTAACATGGTCTGTCAAGGAAACAGCTCGGAGTTCTGCGGAGGTCCGAATAGATTAAACGTCTACAATTATACTGGCACAGACCTGCCTGTTGTCTctggcggaggcggaggtgcagccggtggaggaggtggaggaggcaCGGCTCTAGGTGTCTTCCCTGTCCTCTCGGGTCTTCCTACTGGCTGGTCGTACAACGCTTGCTGGGTGTAAGTCTCTTTTCAACTTATACTTGATGGCGGACTTGATCTCATTACTGGGTATACAGTGATAACGCCCATGGACGCGCGTTCGTTTTCCAGGCTCCTGGAAGCCAAACCAACACCATTCAGTCCTGTATCGCGCAGTGCCAGGCGCAGAACTTCACCGTCGCAGGAACAGAGTTCTCTGACGAATGCTGTACGTACCATCGTCCCCTCCTCATTTCCGTTTTCTTGGTTAGGTGTTAACGCGCCCATCTGCAGACTGCGGCAACACCCTCGTTGATGGCGCCGTCATTGCCTCTGACCCGACAACGTGCAACATGGGATGCGCAGGAAATGCGACGTACGTATATCattcttgctcctcctcctcgcgtTCATTTCCGCTTTTTGTGTGCCGCGCATCGAGCGTCCCGCTTACGTCTTTGTTCTTGTGTTGTCCAGGCAAGCATGTGGAGGCCCTAACCGCCTGTCTGTGTACACCTCCAACAAGCCGCTCGTCGCACTCCCTGTTCCCTCCGCAATGACCACCAATCTTCCAGGAAACTGGACGTACAAGGGTTGTCTCAGGTGACTTCTTTCATGGTTGATTTTTATTCGTTATTTATCGATTTTTAATATGAAGAGAAACCGCCACCGGAAAGATGTTCCCTAACCAGATCATCTGGATCGGCAACAACACTGCGCTTGCTTGCATGAACCAGTGTGCCGCCTTCGGATTCACCGCTGCTGGTGTCGAGGTGGGTTCTGGACTCTCGCTGATTACATCGATTCTTTTCTAACACCCAggttcttttcttctttttcttcttcttccctaGTTTGGGCAAGAGTGCTGTAAGTGATACCCTTCAATTGACAGGCGATCTGCAAATCCAACACACTTGGCTGATAATAAATTATTATTACTATACAGACTGTGGTGATGTCTCCGACGTCACGAACAACAACGGTGTCTTTGGCGCAGAGAGTGAGTGCACGACGCCCTGCCCGGGCGATCCCGTGCACCTGTGCGGTGACGGAAACAGGTTGAATACCTACTTCTGGAACGGTGTCGTCAACAACTGGCAGACGCCCAGCAACATTGGACGATACGAGGTAAGCCTTCCCCTTTTCTTGGGTTGACCTTTCTGGGCGATGGGCTGATCATTGTACGCTTTTTCCCACAGTTCCTCGGTAAGTGGCGCCCGGCTTTTGGGGTTGCAATGGTTCGTTGACACTTTCCGTCTATCGTATCCATGATTCTCTAGTGCCTGGGTACGTCATTTCAACATCTCGTTTTGAGTAATAAGTTGGAGCCACATTGCTTATTATGTGTTCGCCTCTGATCTCCCAGTCTGGTTGTTCCGCTGATCGCTACATTGGGTATCAACAACAAGGTTACCTTTTTGGAGAAAGGAGGAACCGGGTGCGTTttcttttgaaatttgagtATTTTTTAAAGGTGCTGATGATCTTCATACTTTCAGTATCCCGAACGCTACTGGCGCATACGAGCTTGACTTGAGCTTGGTAAACAACTTTGGAAAGACATGGCGAGAGATGCACATCAAGACCGACGTGTTCTGCTCTGGAAGTGTTATTATGCCCGACAAGGCTGGAAGGCAAatcaacgttgcaggatgGGCT
This portion of the Psilocybe cubensis strain MGC-MH-2018 chromosome 12, whole genome shotgun sequence genome encodes:
- a CDS encoding Alpha-protein kinase vwkA, encoding MMKPRQTQKKNKKLTPEAPVTTPPSGPKSLDLLFIHDCTASQTPYISGTVSRCLEIVSVIQGLGNLDTRKEGMRVGLIAFCDHGEDEDFVTKDFGGFTFDVEQFYHNLRSLEANGGSDYPEAVTAALEHSLRLEWRTDAAKLVILITDAAPHGIGEEDDEFPQGDPNGHDPLKIAKKMAEKGITMLIVACEPVLSNENDYAHDFYLALAKITRGKLVPLLDVRVLSAFIIGYALEQMGLEELSRQYSEPIKGLHKSGFTLKEMVNAVWEWLSGKEKKVYTLKYNQVYEEPPEFDEVVNTWADGKDILSVREQSTPRASKQRVPARCIAPPGGWPKTTVDVTLKNLNERDRIDFVYLDPDPDLDSIRTQGPAPAQTGSLGPAQISRPRKLLAHTDYYFSLKCGSQARYHIKQNFSSNQDMDVSIHFK
- a CDS encoding WSC domain-containing protein (WSC domain-containing protein ARB_07867) codes for the protein MACAGNPAEPCGAGNRLDVFWNGKMPPAPPQIVPSVGKWVSLGCFTDNVNGQGRSLPNPTTPAGQVTIESCTTACFNAGFGLSGTEFSDSEFCGGPNRLNVYNYTGTDLPVVSGGGGGAAGGGGGGGTALGVFPVLSGLPTGWSYNACWVDNAHGRAFVFQAPGSQTNTIQSCIAQCQAQNFTVAGTEFSDECYCGNTLVDGAVIASDPTTCNMGCAGNATQACGGPNRLSVYTSNKPLVALPVPSAMTTNLPGNWTYKGCLRETATGKMFPNQIIWIGNNTALACMNQCAAFGFTAAGVEFGQECYCGDVSDVTNNNGVFGAESECTTPCPGDPVHLCGDGNRLNTYFWNGVVNNWQTPSNIGRYEFLVPGLVVPLIATLGINNKVTFLEKGGTGIPNATGAYELDLSLVNNFGKTWREMHIKTDVFCSGSVIMPDKAGRQINVAGWAEDSNFGVRLYTPSGFTGVNGTTDWEENGDVLKLQRARWYPTATVLSNGSILVMGGEIGSNSAPQPNLEILPKPDGGDTVIDLDFLLRTDPNNLYPAECYLGYFNEARILEPKTFTTIKTLPNIPGNVNNFLAGRTYPLEGSAVPLPLHFPYTDPLQVFICGGSTNGAGDAIDNCVTIAPEAANPTWTLERMPSKRVMPNLVPLPDGTVFICNGATQGYAGFGLANNPNLNALLYDPTQPVGSRFSILNNTIVARMYHSEAILLPDGRVLISGSDPQTDNPDGTVKYPEEFRIEVYIPPYLNQGLTPPNFTLPNSDWAYGSTNTITNVKFFQGPISKLRVSLVAAASSTHGNAMGARTIFPQFSCSGTTCTITAPPNAGVSPPGWHQLFLLDGPTPSHSQWVRIGGDPAQLGNWPNLPGFTVPGV